The following are from one region of the Microbacterium sp. cx-55 genome:
- a CDS encoding PHP domain-containing protein, with protein MANGQIHGPADLHLHSSRSDGTEPPEIVMRSARAFGLRTVALTDHDTTAGWADAAPAAVSLGMTLIPGMELSSQHAWRSVHLLAYLFDPDDPALAAETARIRNDRRGRAERIVASLSRDYDLTWADVVAQTVGDATVGRPHIADALVARGIVADRSAAFDGVLHPREGYYEPHYAPDPATAVRLVVAAGGVPIIAHPTPAGRDRMMPLPYIEELIGLGLAGFEIDHRENTEAGKRVLRDLARRHDLIVTGSSDYHGAGKPNRPGENTTSDEMVARIVERGTGSAPVIA; from the coding sequence ATGGCGAACGGGCAGATCCATGGGCCGGCCGACCTGCACCTGCATTCGTCGCGGTCGGACGGCACGGAGCCTCCGGAGATCGTGATGCGTTCGGCGCGCGCGTTCGGACTGCGCACCGTCGCCCTCACCGACCACGACACGACGGCGGGCTGGGCCGATGCCGCTCCCGCCGCGGTGTCACTCGGGATGACCCTGATCCCGGGCATGGAGTTGAGTTCCCAGCACGCGTGGCGCAGCGTGCACCTGCTCGCGTACCTCTTCGACCCGGACGATCCGGCCCTCGCCGCCGAGACGGCCCGCATCCGGAACGACCGCCGCGGTCGCGCGGAGCGGATCGTGGCGAGCCTGTCGCGCGATTACGACCTGACGTGGGCGGATGTCGTCGCACAGACCGTCGGTGATGCGACCGTCGGGCGGCCCCACATCGCCGATGCGCTCGTCGCGCGCGGAATCGTCGCCGATCGGAGTGCGGCCTTCGACGGCGTGCTGCATCCTCGCGAGGGATACTACGAACCGCACTACGCGCCCGATCCGGCGACCGCCGTCCGCCTGGTCGTCGCGGCCGGGGGAGTGCCGATCATCGCGCACCCGACGCCGGCGGGCCGGGACCGGATGATGCCGCTGCCGTACATCGAAGAGTTGATCGGTCTCGGCCTCGCCGGCTTCGAGATCGACCACCGTGAGAACACCGAGGCCGGAAAACGCGTGCTCCGGGACCTGGCGCGGCGGCACGACCTCATCGTGACCGGATCCAGCGACTATCACGGCGCCGGAAAGCCCAATCGCCCGGGTGAGAACACCACGAGCGATGAGATGGTCGCTCGGATCGTCGAGCGCGGAACCGGAAGCGCCCCCGTCATCGCGTGA